In Acidobacteriota bacterium, the genomic stretch AGCCTGGGTGTTACCTGCGCGTTACGGATCCGAAACCGGATCTCCCTAAGACCTTGCGCCTGTGCATGTTCCGACTTTCGGCGACCTGTTACCCGGGTGGAACGGGTGGGCCCAGGAGGCCGCTTTCGTAACGTGTCTGTGTGGTGACGGGAACATGGGGGTGCCGGGGCGCGTTCCGCAGGCGGTTCGCCCCGGGGCTCGGTCCACCGGCATATTTTGTGTCAAGTGGTTTTTATTTGAATATCTTAAATCCGAACGGGCTGGCGCTGTCGACTCTTGAGAACTCGCGGGCAGAGCGCAGCTCTGGCAGCCCGATCCGGCATCGAATGTGCAATGGAAACCGTACACATCAACGCGGTTCGCCGCGGCTCAGGAGGCACTGCATGCGACTGATTCTCCTTGGACCGCCGGGCGCCGGCAAAGGCACCCAGGCCCGGTACATCTGCGAAAAGTACGGAATTCCCCAGATCTCGACCGGCGACATGCTGCGTGCGGCGGTGGCCGAGGGCACCGAGCTCGGGAAGCAGGCCAAGGTCGTGATGGACAGCGGCGGATTGGTTTCGGACACCATCATCATCGGCCTCGTCAAGGAGCGCATCGAGCAGCCCGACTGTGCTCGGGGATTCCTCTTCGATGGTTTTCCGCGCACCCTCGCGCAGGCCGAAGCCCTGCTCGACGCTGGCGTTGGGATCGACGCCGTGGTCGAGATCGACGTGCCGGACGACGAGATCGTCAAAAGGCTTTCCGGTCGGCGTTCACATCCGGGTTCGGGCCGCGTATACCACGTCGAGTTCAACCCGCCGAAGGTCGAGGGCGTGGATGACGTGACCGGGGAACCCCTGGTGCACCGCGACGACGACAAGGAAGACACCATCCGCAACCGGCTCTCCACCTACCACGGTCAGACAGAGGTCCTGACCGAGTTCTACGGCAACCTCGAGGAGCGGGGTGCGGAGGGCGCGCCGAAGCTGATCAAGGTTGACGGCACGAAGGGCATCGACGAGGTGCGGGACGAGGCGCTGGCGGAGCTGGACAAGATCGCCGCTCAGTAGAAACGCGCGCCGCATCGGCGACACCAAGTGAGGTGCGCGTAGAGGCGTCGACGACACCGGATTCGGCGTCACCGGTTGCACCCATTGAGAGTGCTTGGCCTAGGTGCCACCTTCACAATTGTCAGCAGCGGGCACGCGGTGTCGGCGCTCAAATGACAATTGTGAAGGTGGCTCCTGACACACCGAAGCGAAAAGCGCCTGCCAGTGTCAGTCACTCAGCTCCAGCAGGAATGGTATGTCCGCCCGGCTCTCCTCGAGCTCGATGATCAGCCGCCAGCGCCCCGGCTGAGCGCCCCCGGGCACCTCGAATGCGAGTGGCCCGGAGCAGATCTGGGAGCTGCTGATCGGGATCTCGTCGAAGGTGAGCATCCCCGGCGGCGGAGCCAGGAACCACCGGTTGCACGGCACATCCCGGCCCGGCTTGTACCTGTCGAGCAACGGGAGATAGGAAAGAGCTCTCTCGACGGGGATCTGAAACCTCGGATACGTGCCGCGGAACTCGTCCTGGCTCAACACCGTCAGGCGGCGCCCGTCAGGCGTTCGAAGCGTGATGTCGCTACGACGGACGACGAACGGTCCGCTGCCCTGCTGGGCCGTCAGCTCGACGGCGAGGACAATCCACTCCTCTCCGACGCTCCTCTCGGCGCTCGGATGGACGACGGTCGCGGCGATCTGGGGTCCGTCGTGGAACACCGAGGACCTGCTGGTGACACGTGTGCCGGTCTCGTCCGGCGGAGTCCACCCGGATGACGCACAGGCGGCGACTGCGACGAGTGCAACAGCGAGAACAACGTATTTCGGTTTCGTAGATCGTTTCATTGTCAACACAATCCCACGGATCGAGTGGGAATTCCACCATTCGTGGCGGGTTTCGTCTCCAATCCGCTAGACTGCATCGTGATCGGCGATCGGCGGCAGGAACTCCGACGCAGAGGAAGGAGCTCCGGATTTGCCGGGATCGAGGAGATTCTTTCCTTGGAGAAGCCTGGTGACAGTCGAAATACAGCGCATCCTCAATGAGATCGAAGTGCTGGAGGTCAGCGGCGTGCTACCCACTCACGCCGAGGCCCTGGCCTACGATTCCCGGAAGGTCGTGCCAGGTACATGCTTCGTCGCTCTGCGCGGCACGCGCACGGAC encodes the following:
- the adk gene encoding adenylate kinase, whose protein sequence is MRLILLGPPGAGKGTQARYICEKYGIPQISTGDMLRAAVAEGTELGKQAKVVMDSGGLVSDTIIIGLVKERIEQPDCARGFLFDGFPRTLAQAEALLDAGVGIDAVVEIDVPDDEIVKRLSGRRSHPGSGRVYHVEFNPPKVEGVDDVTGEPLVHRDDDKEDTIRNRLSTYHGQTEVLTEFYGNLEERGAEGAPKLIKVDGTKGIDEVRDEALAELDKIAAQ